The Carassius carassius chromosome 31, fCarCar2.1, whole genome shotgun sequence genome includes a region encoding these proteins:
- the LOC132111605 gene encoding REST corepressor 1-like isoform X1 translates to MMPAMLEKGTVEISGKRRGRNSVNNPTKSFTSNGNSNNSWEEGSSGSSSDDEHGAGGMRVGPQYQAVVPDYDTEVAKASHERDNLGMLVWFPNPSIPEAKLDEYIAIAKEKHGYNMEQALGMLFWHKHNIEKSLADLPNFTPFPDEWTVEDKVLFEQGFSFHGKTFHRIQQMLPDKSIASLVRFYYSWKKTRSKTSVMDRHARKQKRDREESDDEGEENSCNSPRDAELEPNKDEKKEGTSGPEKQDSKPAVVPKPANLAEKSMHVKKEPQGIAGRNLNRAKKKPPKGMHLNSDDVAAMSSSGPAAVSVLRQLDMELIAIKRQIQNIKQHNSALREKLDTGVDEFKPSEANQKFNTRWTTEEQLLAVQAIRKYGRDFQAISDVIGNKSVVQVKNFFVNYRRRFNLDEVLQEWEAEHGVEGRKGLDEEKMEVSSEEGTTPVPSENQTEEPMAMETQNPSVS, encoded by the exons ATGATGCCTGCGATGTTAGAGAAGGGCACAGTTGAGATATCGGGTAAAAGAAGGGGTAGAAACTCCGTGAATAATCCGACCAAAAGTTTTACTTCAAATGGGAACAGCAACAATTCATGGGAGGAAGGAAGTTCGGGTTCCTCAAGTGATGACGAGCACG GTGCAGGCGGGATGCGAGTTGGACCGCAGTATCAGGCAGTTGTTCCCGATTATGATACCG agGTAGCTAAGGCAAGCCATGAGAGAGATAATCTGGGAATGCTGGTGTGGTTTCCAAATCCAAGTATACCAGAGGCCAAAT TGGATGAGTATATTGCAATAGCCAAAGAAAAACATGGGTACAATATGGAGCAG GCATTGGGCATGCTGTTTTGGCACAAACACAACATTGAAAAATCTTTGGCAGATCTCCCCAACTTCACCCCATTTCCAGATGAGTGGACAGTTGAAGACAAGGTGCTGTTTGAACAGGGTTTCAGCTTTCATGGAAAGACGTTTCACCGCATCCAGCAGATG CTTCCAGACAAGTCAATTGCAAGCCTGGTTAGATTCTATTACTCATGGAAGAAAACGCGCAGCAAAACAAGTGTGATGGACCGCCATGCGCGCAAacagaagagagacagagaggagag TGATGATGAAGGAGAAGAAAATAGTTGCAACTCTCCAAGGGATGCTGAATTAGAGCCAAATAAGGATGAGAAGAAAGAG GGAACATCTGGACCTGAGAAACAAGATTCTAAACCTGCAGTTGTGCCGAAG CCagcgaatcttgcagagaagtcCATGCATGTTAAGAAGGAACCACAAGGAATTGCTGGAAGGAACCTAAACAGGGCGAAGAAGAAACCTCCTAAAGGAATGCATTTAAACTCTGATGATGTGGCGGCAATGTCTAGCAGCGGCCCAGCCGCAGTTAGTGTTCTGAGACAGCTGGATATGGAGCTCATTGCCATAAAACGACAG ATTCAGAACATCAAACAGCACAATAGTGCCCTCAGAGAAAAGCTGGACACAGGCGTCGATGAGTTTAAGCCAAGTGAG GCTAATCAGAAATTTAATACCCGCTGGACTACAGAAGAGCAGCTGCTCGCAGTACAAG CTATAAGGAAGTATGGACGGGATTTCCAAGCCATTTCTGATGTGATCGGAAACAAATCTGTGGTTCAAGTGAAAAACTTCTTTGTGAATTACCGCCGTCGTTTCAACCTGGATGAGGTGCTGCAGGAGTGGGAAGCTGAGCACGGCGTGGAGGGACGCAAGGGTTTAGATGAAGAGAAGATGGAGGTGTCATCCGAAGAGGGAACCACCCCGGTGCCTTCAGAAAACCAGACAGAA GAACCAATGGCAATGGAAACACAGAACCCTTCTGTTTCCTGA
- the LOC132111606 gene encoding ankyrin repeat domain-containing protein 9-like, producing the protein MPLGMYESRADYKSPTQCQKTSFAFYQAVRDLLPVWVLEDMRTMEVFHWEDDGQACAYSPSEAFLYALVHDHQPYASYLLNRFSTRALEMPSRSFCCCQASTTPHLAMAVRYNRINILKMIMATIKDFTDCERRSYLNRHGCVHTDGSKTALHLACDLVRPECLILLLGHGACPYATDLTGNTPLDCLLSQFCQSDFDMRTKRLCLGYLILFMPTFRFQTKRQLQDNADVWKALIGDKAFQWLSGTSPPSLFVQATQKLSQSIPTDQVDSLPDFLKPLDFKLDQA; encoded by the coding sequence ATGCCTTTGGGGATGTACGAGAGCCGCGCGGATTATAAATCCCCGACACAATGCCAAAAAACCTCATTTGCATTTTACCAGGCTGTACGGGACCTTTTGCCGGTGTGGGTCCTGGAGGACATGCGGACAATGGAGGTGTTTCATTGGGAAGATGACGGACAGGCATGTGCATACTCCCCATCGGAGGCGTTTCTGTACGCGCTGGTACATGATCACCAGCCGTACGCGAGTTATTTACTCAACAGGTTCTCCACCCGCGCGCTGGAGATGCCCAGCAGAAGCTTCTGCTGCTGCCAGGCGTCCACCACACCGCACCTGGCCATGGCCGTTCGCTACAACCGCATCAACATCCTGAAAATGATCATGGCCACCATTAAAGACTTCACAGACTGCGAGAGACGGAGCTACCTGAACCGTCACGGATGCGTCCACACGGACGGCAGCAAGACCGCGCTGCATCTCGCGTGTGATCTGGTGCGTCCCGAGTGCTTGATACTGTTGCTGGGTCATGGCGCGTGTCCTTACGCAACGGACCTGACAGGGAACACCCCCTTGGATTGTTTACTCAGCCAGTTCTGCCAGAGTGACTTCGACATGCGGACGAAGCGCCTCTGCCTCGGCTACCTCATCTTATTCATGCCCACTTTTCGCTTCCAGACGAAAAGACAGTTGCAGGACAATGCAGATGTGTGGAAGGCGCTCATAGGAGACAAGGCCTTCCAGTGGCTTTCAGGAACTTCACCCCCTTCACTGTTCGTTCAGGCCACGCAGAAGCTCAGTCAGTCCATTCCCACAGACCAAGTGGACTCACTGCCGGACTTCCTGAAACCCCTGGACTTTAAACTGGATCAAGCGTAA
- the LOC132111605 gene encoding REST corepressor 1-like isoform X2, producing the protein MMPAMLEKGTVEISGKRRGRNSVNNPTKSFTSNGNSNNSWEEGSSGSSSDDEHGGMRVGPQYQAVVPDYDTEVAKASHERDNLGMLVWFPNPSIPEAKLDEYIAIAKEKHGYNMEQALGMLFWHKHNIEKSLADLPNFTPFPDEWTVEDKVLFEQGFSFHGKTFHRIQQMLPDKSIASLVRFYYSWKKTRSKTSVMDRHARKQKRDREESDDEGEENSCNSPRDAELEPNKDEKKEGTSGPEKQDSKPAVVPKPANLAEKSMHVKKEPQGIAGRNLNRAKKKPPKGMHLNSDDVAAMSSSGPAAVSVLRQLDMELIAIKRQIQNIKQHNSALREKLDTGVDEFKPSEANQKFNTRWTTEEQLLAVQAIRKYGRDFQAISDVIGNKSVVQVKNFFVNYRRRFNLDEVLQEWEAEHGVEGRKGLDEEKMEVSSEEGTTPVPSENQTEEPMAMETQNPSVS; encoded by the exons ATGATGCCTGCGATGTTAGAGAAGGGCACAGTTGAGATATCGGGTAAAAGAAGGGGTAGAAACTCCGTGAATAATCCGACCAAAAGTTTTACTTCAAATGGGAACAGCAACAATTCATGGGAGGAAGGAAGTTCGGGTTCCTCAAGTGATGACGAGCACG GCGGGATGCGAGTTGGACCGCAGTATCAGGCAGTTGTTCCCGATTATGATACCG agGTAGCTAAGGCAAGCCATGAGAGAGATAATCTGGGAATGCTGGTGTGGTTTCCAAATCCAAGTATACCAGAGGCCAAAT TGGATGAGTATATTGCAATAGCCAAAGAAAAACATGGGTACAATATGGAGCAG GCATTGGGCATGCTGTTTTGGCACAAACACAACATTGAAAAATCTTTGGCAGATCTCCCCAACTTCACCCCATTTCCAGATGAGTGGACAGTTGAAGACAAGGTGCTGTTTGAACAGGGTTTCAGCTTTCATGGAAAGACGTTTCACCGCATCCAGCAGATG CTTCCAGACAAGTCAATTGCAAGCCTGGTTAGATTCTATTACTCATGGAAGAAAACGCGCAGCAAAACAAGTGTGATGGACCGCCATGCGCGCAAacagaagagagacagagaggagag TGATGATGAAGGAGAAGAAAATAGTTGCAACTCTCCAAGGGATGCTGAATTAGAGCCAAATAAGGATGAGAAGAAAGAG GGAACATCTGGACCTGAGAAACAAGATTCTAAACCTGCAGTTGTGCCGAAG CCagcgaatcttgcagagaagtcCATGCATGTTAAGAAGGAACCACAAGGAATTGCTGGAAGGAACCTAAACAGGGCGAAGAAGAAACCTCCTAAAGGAATGCATTTAAACTCTGATGATGTGGCGGCAATGTCTAGCAGCGGCCCAGCCGCAGTTAGTGTTCTGAGACAGCTGGATATGGAGCTCATTGCCATAAAACGACAG ATTCAGAACATCAAACAGCACAATAGTGCCCTCAGAGAAAAGCTGGACACAGGCGTCGATGAGTTTAAGCCAAGTGAG GCTAATCAGAAATTTAATACCCGCTGGACTACAGAAGAGCAGCTGCTCGCAGTACAAG CTATAAGGAAGTATGGACGGGATTTCCAAGCCATTTCTGATGTGATCGGAAACAAATCTGTGGTTCAAGTGAAAAACTTCTTTGTGAATTACCGCCGTCGTTTCAACCTGGATGAGGTGCTGCAGGAGTGGGAAGCTGAGCACGGCGTGGAGGGACGCAAGGGTTTAGATGAAGAGAAGATGGAGGTGTCATCCGAAGAGGGAACCACCCCGGTGCCTTCAGAAAACCAGACAGAA GAACCAATGGCAATGGAAACACAGAACCCTTCTGTTTCCTGA